One genomic window of Oncorhynchus kisutch isolate 150728-3 linkage group LG24, Okis_V2, whole genome shotgun sequence includes the following:
- the LOC109869276 gene encoding RAF proto-oncogene serine/threonine-protein kinase, with amino-acid sequence MEHLQGAWKTLSNGFGMKDSVFEGPCLSPTMVQGFPSQRRSSDDSKIPDSKTSSTIRVYLPNQQRTVVNVRPGMTLHSCLIKALKVRGLQPECCAVFRLHPGQRSKKSRMDWNTDSTSLIGEELLVKVLDHVPLTTHNFVRKTFLKLAFCDICQKFLLNGFRCQTCGYKFHEHCSTKVPTMCVDWSNIRQLLLFPTPGESGGPSLPPLTSRRMRESLSRLPSSSLHRCSTPHAFNYTAPYPPTGGALSQRQRSTSTPNVHMVSTTMPVDSSMMEEAMRNHEAMRNHDSGGSSPSQSPTGWSQSQSNTPAPDRRERAPSFNTQEKHKIRPRDKRDSSYYWEIEASEVVLHSCIGSGSFGTVYKGKWHGDVAVKILKVIDPTPEQFQAFRNEVAVLRKTRHVNILLFMGYMTKDNLAIVTQWCEGSSLYKHLHVQETNFQMFQLIDIARQTAQGMDYLHAKNIIHRDMKSNNIFLHEGLTVKIGDFGLATVKARWSGSHQVEQPSGSILWMAPEVIRMQDNMPYSFQSDVYSYGVVLHELMTGELPYSQIANRDQIIFMVGRGYLSPDLSKLYKSCPKAMKRLVADCIKKIKDERPLFPQILSSIELLQHSLPKINRSASEPSMHRASHTEDINAFTSTYSRLPVF; translated from the exons ATGGAGCACCTCCAGGGAGCATGGAAGACCCTGAGCAACGGCTTTGGGATGAAGGACTCTGTGTTCGAGGGCCCTTGCCTTTCCCCGACCATGGTGCAGGGCTTCCCCTCCCAGCGCCGCTCCTCCGACGACAGTAAGATCCCCGACTCCAAGACCAGCAGCACCATCCGCGTCTACCTCCCCAACCAGCAGCGCACAGTG GTGAATGTGAGGCCAGGTATGACCCTGCACAGCTGCCTGATCAAAGCGCTGAAGGTGCGGGGCCTGCAACCGGAGTGCTGTGCTGTCTTCAGACTGCACCCAGGACAGAGGAG TAAAAAGTCACGTATGGATTGGAATACCGACTCTACCTCACTAATTGGGGAAGAACTGCTGGTGAAAGTCTTAGATCATGTCCCCTTGACGACGCACAACTTT GTTCGGAAAACATTTCTGAAGTTGGCCTTCTGCGATATATGCCAGAAGTTCCTTTTGAATGGTTTCCGTTGCCAAACATGCGGCTACAAATTCCATGAGCACTGCAGCACCAAAGTGCCCACGATGTGTGTGGATTGGAGCAACATCAGACAGCTCCT gttgtTCCCGACACCAGGTGAAAGTGGGGgtccatctcttcctcctcttacTTCTCGGCGAATGAGAGAATCGCTGTCCCGACTCCCCAGCAG CTCTCTTCATCGCTGCTCTACCCCTCACGCCTTCAACTACACGGCCCCCTACCCACCCACAGGGGGCGCTCTgtcccagaggcagcgctccacCTCCACGCCCAACGTCCACATGGTCAGCACCACCATGCCCGTCGACAGCAGCATGATGGAG GAAGCAATGCGTAATCATGAAGCAATGCGTAATCATGACTCAG GCGGGAGTTCCCCCAGCCAGAGTCCCACAGGCTGGTCCCAGTCCCAGTCTAACACCCCAGCTCCAGACAGACGAGAGAGGGCTCCTTCATTCAACACTCAGGAGAAACACAAAATA CGTCCGAGGGACAAGCGGGACTCCAGTTATTACTGGGAGATTGAGGCCAGTGAAGTGGTTCTTCACTCCTGTATCGGCTCAGGCTCCTTCGGAACGGTATACAAAGGGAAATGGCACG GTGACGTAGCGGTGAAGATCCTAAAGGTGATTGACCCCACGCCAGAGCAGTTCCAGGCCTTCAGAAACGAGGTGGCTGTCCTTAG GAAAACGCGGCACGTCAACATCCTGTTGTTCATGGGCTACATGACGAAGGACAACCTGGCCATCGTGACCCAGTGGTgtgagggcagcagcctctacaAACACCTTCACGTCCAGGAGACCAACTTCCAGATGTTCCAGCTTATAGACATTGCCAGGCAGACAGCTCAGGGCATGGA CTATTTGCACGCCAAAAACATCATCCACCGGGACATGAAGTCAAACA ATATCTTCCTACATGAGGGCCTGACGGTGAAGATAGGAGACTTTGGTCTGGCCACGGTCAAGGCCAGGTGGAGTGGTTCTCACCAGGTGGAGCAACCCTCAGGGTCCATACTGTGGATG GCTCCTGAGGTTATCCGTATGCAGGACAACATGCCCTATAGTTTCCAGTCTGACGTGTACTCCTATGGTGTTGTCCTCCATGAGCTGATGACGGGAGAGCTGCCATACTCACAGATAGCCAACAGAGACCAG ATCATCTTCATGGTGGGCCGGGGGTACCTGTCTCCAGATCTCAGTAAGCTTTATAAGAGCTGTCCTAAGGCCATGAAGAGGCTGGTGGCCGACTGCATCAAGAAAATCAAGGACGAGAGGCCACTGTTCCCCCAG ATCCTGTCGTCAATTGAGCTGCTCCAGCACTCCCTGCCTAAGATCAACCGCAGTGCCTCAGAACCCTCCATGCACAGAGCCTCCCACACCGAGGATATTAACGCCTTCACTTCCACCTATAGCAGACTGCCTGTGTTCTGA
- the LOC109869023 gene encoding cellular nucleic acid-binding protein isoform X2, with amino-acid sequence MEMSSSSECFRCGRPGHWIKNCPEAGSGGRGRGRGRGRDLFCYRCGEQGHIARDCEQTEDACYNCHRSGHISRDCKEPKKEREQCCYSCGKAGHVARDCDHANEQKCYSCGGFGHIQKLCDKVKCYRCGEIGHVAVQCSKASEVNCYKCGNTGHLAKECTIEATA; translated from the exons ATGGagatgagcagcagcagtgagtGCTTTCGATGTGGCCGTCCTGGGCATTGGATCAAGAACTGTCCTGAAGCTGGGAGTGGGGGGCGTGGCCGCGGCaggggcagaggaagag ATCTGTTCTGCTATCGCTGTGGAGAGCAAGGTCACATTGCCAGGGACTGCGAACAGACTGAGGATG CCTGCTACAACTGCCACAGGAGTGGCCATATTTCCCGGGACTGCAAGGAGCCCAAAaaggagagggagcagtgctGCTACAGCTGTGGCAAGGCTGGTCACGTGGCCCGTGACTGTGACCATGCCAACGAGCAGAAGTGCTATTCCTGCGGTGGCTTTGGTCACATCCAGAAACTCTGCGATAAAGTCAAATGTTACAG gtgtgGCGAGATTGGCCATGTTGCTGTGCAGTGCAGCAAAGCCAGTGAGGTGAACTGCTACAAATGCGGCAACACCGGCCACCTGGCGAAAGAGTGCACCATTGAAGCCACCGCATAA
- the LOC109869023 gene encoding cellular nucleic acid-binding protein isoform X1, producing the protein MEMSSSSECFRCGRPGHWIKNCPEAGSGGRGRGRGRGRGKDLFCYRCGEQGHIARDCEQTEDACYNCHRSGHISRDCKEPKKEREQCCYSCGKAGHVARDCDHANEQKCYSCGGFGHIQKLCDKVKCYRCGEIGHVAVQCSKASEVNCYKCGNTGHLAKECTIEATA; encoded by the exons ATGGagatgagcagcagcagtgagtGCTTTCGATGTGGCCGTCCTGGGCATTGGATCAAGAACTGTCCTGAAGCTGGGAGTGGGGGGCGTGGCCGCGGCaggggcagaggaagaggaaagg ATCTGTTCTGCTATCGCTGTGGAGAGCAAGGTCACATTGCCAGGGACTGCGAACAGACTGAGGATG CCTGCTACAACTGCCACAGGAGTGGCCATATTTCCCGGGACTGCAAGGAGCCCAAAaaggagagggagcagtgctGCTACAGCTGTGGCAAGGCTGGTCACGTGGCCCGTGACTGTGACCATGCCAACGAGCAGAAGTGCTATTCCTGCGGTGGCTTTGGTCACATCCAGAAACTCTGCGATAAAGTCAAATGTTACAG gtgtgGCGAGATTGGCCATGTTGCTGTGCAGTGCAGCAAAGCCAGTGAGGTGAACTGCTACAAATGCGGCAACACCGGCCACCTGGCGAAAGAGTGCACCATTGAAGCCACCGCATAA